The sequence tttctcttttagctGCACAGGTATACATAGCTTAACTAatcatatttatttaagataGATTTCTTTATACTAATAAGATATATCATATAGTTTAGATTAAAAGAAATGTAATCctaaacataataaaattcGACACTGTTAGATCAATCCAATCATTAATTAGACTATTTGAATCAAAGGAACTAAATCCCGAATATAAAAGCATTCTAATTCGCTACTCTTCTTTATACTTTAAAATAGCTCACTAAGACactaactttttttattttattttacctcatatatttacattattatatttaaacctttattaattaaatagtagaaaattaacaacaataataataagggaTATTTACATGAAATCTCCTTAACATTTTGTAATTATTACACATGTaaccttaataaaaaaaaaatagcgttaaaagtactttattttagaattttattgtagtcatattttttttttgttgttaaaaGTACTAGCTTAAATACACATAGccatatatttctttaacttaTTTAATACGTGATTTAATAATGTATCACTACATGTTTCTAAGCAGACACTTAATGACCGAAAAATAGTAAATTGTTAATCGAAATAggtaaattgttttttttttttttttttttttttttttgtagattACTCGATTCAAATGTGAGTGCAGTATCAATTGGTTTCAGTAACCAACACCGTTTAGCCGATGGCACAGCAGCCATGTACTTCGTCAACGCATGGTCCGAAGTGGCTCGTGGTCTTCACCTATCACAACACCCAATCCTCGACCGAGCATTACTTCGTGCTAGAAACCCACCACAACCAAATTTCAATCACATAGAGTACCAACAATCACCACAACCACTCTCCAAATCTACTCAACAACAAGAGCCCAATCCAATAGTCAAAGTTTTCAAATTCACTAAGGACCAAATCAAGATTCTCAAAGCCAAATCTCAACAAAATGGCACCAATAACTATAGCACATTTGAGATTCTATCAACTCATATTTGGAGATGTGCATCTAAAGCAAGGTCACTTCCAAGTAACCAAGTTACTAAATTGTTCACTCTAATTAATGGTAGGACTAAATTGGACCCACCACTCCAACCTCATTTATTTGCTAATGTTTTATATGCAACTTCAACTGTTGTTACCATTGGTGATCTTGTAACTAACCCAATAAATTATGGTGCTAGTAAGATTCATCAAACTTTGGTTAAAATAGATAATAGTTACTTGAGATCAGCTATTGATTACTTGGAGCTTAGGCCCAATCTCATTCATGGGCCTGGTCGTGGGGCTGATGTTTACGAAAGCCCAAATTTTGGGAGAGTTTGTTGGATTGGGCTGCCAATGTATGATTCTGATTTTGGATGGGGTCGGCCCTTTTATGTGACCCCTGTTGGGCTTCGTTTAGAGGGTAAAGCTTACATTTTACCTCCAGGCCCAATTAATAATGGTAACTTATTTGTTgctattgctttga is a genomic window of Cannabis sativa cultivar Pink pepper isolate KNU-18-1 chromosome 9, ASM2916894v1, whole genome shotgun sequence containing:
- the LOC133031534 gene encoding shikimate O-hydroxycinnamoyltransferase-like, yielding MELVVLHSHDKSFKPNDLSFLIEQKNNNGDVKCFDTELLKHALAKVLVPFYPLADRLRYDNGGRLEINCNSEGFLFMVAETESVMDDLLHRLLDSNVSAVSIGFSNQHRLADGTAAMYFVNAWSEVARGLHLSQHPILDRALLRARNPPQPNFNHIEYQQSPQPLSKSTQQQEPNPIVKVFKFTKDQIKILKAKSQQNGTNNYSTFEILSTHIWRCASKARSLPSNQVTKLFTLINGRTKLDPPLQPHLFANVLYATSTVVTIGDLVTNPINYGASKIHQTLVKIDNSYLRSAIDYLELRPNLIHGPGRGADVYESPNFGRVCWIGLPMYDSDFGWGRPFYVTPVGLRLEGKAYILPPGPINNGNLFVAIALKVEHMKVFEKLLYDGVCVGNSTL